The proteins below come from a single Crossiella sp. CA-258035 genomic window:
- a CDS encoding glycosyltransferase → MKIVIVTAGSRGDTAPFTGLGARLQEAGHEVTLAAQQLFEPMAREAGLGFREMPGDIRADFASKAGQDFQHHGIGLRGLPAQLRFASKMISDLGRGAQRAVEGADLVLTHRAAFGFVYWIAKNAGIPSMGLELFPSGIITSGELPPISLATRSLGRTGNLAAHAMMRGFAQLGGGFLPGYKEFLREQGVRSPGALYRDIRQTRWPVLHGWSPHVLPRPSDWPAQAEVVGYWWPWQSPDYQPPAELTEFLAAGEPPVFLSFGSMAPGRARELSEIAVEAMRLAKVRGVVQAGWNELAATGEHVLSIGEVPHGWLFPRMAAVVHHGGAGTTGAGVRAGVPAVIVPVLGDQPLWADRLAELGVSPGSVPMKKITAPRLAALIKDAVTGPGYRRRAAALAERVAQEDGASRVVEAVARLGARA, encoded by the coding sequence GTGAAGATCGTGATCGTGACGGCGGGCTCGCGCGGGGACACCGCGCCGTTCACCGGCCTGGGGGCGCGGTTGCAAGAAGCGGGGCACGAGGTGACGCTGGCCGCGCAGCAGCTGTTCGAGCCGATGGCCAGGGAGGCCGGGCTCGGTTTCCGGGAGATGCCCGGTGACATCCGCGCGGACTTCGCCAGCAAGGCGGGCCAGGACTTCCAGCACCACGGCATCGGCCTGCGCGGCCTGCCCGCCCAGCTCCGCTTCGCCAGCAAGATGATCAGCGACCTGGGCCGGGGCGCGCAGCGGGCGGTCGAGGGCGCGGACCTGGTGCTGACCCACCGCGCCGCGTTCGGCTTCGTGTACTGGATCGCCAAGAACGCGGGCATCCCGAGCATGGGCCTGGAGCTGTTCCCCAGCGGCATCATCACCTCCGGCGAGCTGCCGCCGATCTCGCTGGCCACCCGCTCGCTGGGCCGCACCGGCAACCTGGCCGCGCACGCGATGATGCGCGGCTTCGCCCAGCTGGGCGGCGGGTTCCTGCCGGGGTACAAGGAGTTCCTGCGCGAGCAGGGCGTGCGCAGCCCGGGCGCGCTCTACCGCGACATCCGGCAGACCCGCTGGCCGGTGCTGCACGGCTGGAGCCCGCACGTGCTGCCCCGGCCCAGCGACTGGCCCGCCCAGGCCGAGGTGGTCGGCTACTGGTGGCCCTGGCAGTCCCCGGACTACCAGCCGCCGGCCGAGCTGACCGAGTTCCTGGCCGCGGGGGAGCCGCCGGTGTTCCTGTCCTTCGGCAGCATGGCCCCCGGCCGGGCGCGCGAGCTGTCCGAGATCGCGGTCGAGGCGATGCGGCTGGCCAAGGTGCGCGGGGTGGTCCAGGCCGGGTGGAACGAGCTGGCCGCCACCGGCGAGCACGTGCTCTCCATCGGTGAGGTGCCGCACGGCTGGCTGTTCCCGAGGATGGCCGCGGTGGTGCACCACGGCGGCGCGGGCACCACCGGCGCCGGGGTGCGCGCGGGCGTGCCCGCCGTGATCGTGCCGGTGCTGGGCGACCAGCCGCTGTGGGCCGACCGGCTGGCCGAGCTCGGCGTCAGCCCCGGCTCGGTGCCGATGAAGAAGATCACCGCGCCCCGGCTGGCCGCCTTGATCAAGGACGCGGTCACCGGCCCCGGCTACCGCCGCCGCGCCGCCGCACTGGCCGAGCGGGTGGCCCAGGAGGACGGCGCGAGCCGGGTCGTCGAGGCGGTGGCCCGGCTGGGCGCCAGAGCCTGA
- a CDS encoding ferredoxin has product MRVEVDTDRCCGAGMCALTAPAVFDQDEQAGTVLLLTPEPVASEFAAVREAAQLCPAAAITVEESS; this is encoded by the coding sequence ATGCGAGTCGAGGTGGACACCGATCGTTGTTGTGGCGCGGGCATGTGCGCGCTCACCGCGCCCGCGGTATTCGACCAGGACGAGCAGGCCGGCACCGTGCTGCTGCTGACCCCGGAACCGGTGGCGAGTGAGTTCGCCGCGGTCCGGGAGGCGGCCCAGCTGTGCCCGGCGGCGGCCATCACGGTGGAGGAGAGTTCGTGA
- a CDS encoding cytochrome P450 codes for MTISLPNALPTTRPTGCPFDPPAELGRLRETEPVARMRYPDGHLGWVVTGHALARQILADPRFSSRGELRHVPIDVDRFKGKALPPVPRGMFIQMDPPEHTHYRRLLTGQFTVRRMNQLIPRIEQIAEEHLDAMARKGPPAELVHDYALAIPSLVICELLGVPYAERAVFHERTKLMLNLERGDEEVMAAFGEIMAYLGELIERKRAEPADDLLSGLVTGGELDHEELVSFALLLLTAGHETTANMLALGAFALLENPDQLKAFTGDPELVEPAVEELLRYLTITHFGLQRIALEDVEIAGIAIAKGECLQLHTPAANRDPAKFPHPDQLDLGRHASGHLAFGHGVHQCLGQQLARVEMRIGYRKLFQRFPTLRLAVPADEVPMRTKMGIYGVHSLPVTWES; via the coding sequence ATGACGATCTCGTTGCCGAACGCGCTGCCCACCACGCGGCCCACCGGCTGCCCCTTCGACCCGCCCGCGGAGCTGGGGCGGCTGCGGGAGACCGAACCCGTGGCCAGGATGCGCTACCCGGACGGCCACCTCGGCTGGGTGGTCACCGGGCACGCGCTGGCCAGGCAGATCCTGGCCGACCCCCGGTTCAGCTCCCGCGGCGAGCTGCGGCACGTGCCGATCGACGTGGACCGGTTCAAGGGCAAGGCCCTGCCGCCGGTGCCGCGCGGCATGTTCATCCAGATGGACCCGCCCGAGCACACCCACTACCGCAGGCTGCTCACCGGCCAGTTCACCGTGCGCCGGATGAACCAGCTGATCCCGCGGATCGAGCAGATCGCCGAGGAGCACCTGGACGCGATGGCCCGCAAGGGCCCGCCTGCCGAGCTGGTGCACGACTACGCGCTGGCCATCCCGTCCCTGGTGATCTGCGAGCTGCTCGGCGTGCCCTATGCCGAGCGGGCGGTCTTCCACGAGCGCACCAAGCTGATGCTGAACCTGGAGCGCGGCGACGAGGAGGTGATGGCGGCCTTCGGCGAGATCATGGCCTACCTGGGCGAGCTGATCGAGCGCAAGCGGGCCGAACCGGCCGACGACCTGCTCAGCGGCCTGGTCACCGGCGGCGAGCTGGACCACGAGGAGCTGGTCTCCTTCGCGTTGCTGCTGCTCACCGCCGGACACGAGACCACCGCGAACATGCTCGCCCTCGGCGCCTTCGCGCTGCTGGAGAACCCGGACCAGCTCAAGGCGTTCACCGGCGACCCCGAGCTGGTCGAGCCCGCGGTGGAGGAGCTGCTGCGCTACCTGACCATCACCCACTTCGGGCTGCAGCGGATCGCGCTGGAGGACGTGGAGATCGCCGGCATCGCCATCGCCAAGGGCGAGTGCCTCCAACTGCACACCCCGGCCGCGAACCGGGACCCGGCGAAGTTCCCGCACCCGGACCAGCTGGACCTGGGCAGGCACGCCAGCGGGCACCTCGCCTTCGGCCACGGCGTGCACCAGTGCCTCGGCCAGCAGCTGGCCAGGGTGGAGATGCGGATCGGCTACCGCAAGCTGTTCCAGCGCTTCCCCACGCTGCGCCTGGCCGTGCCCGCCGATGAGGTGCCGATGCGCACCAAGATGGGCATCTACGGCGTGCACAGCCTGCCGGTGACCTGGGAGTCCTGA
- a CDS encoding MFS transporter has product MSTETTHASPARTGPFAGLPRPFWILFYGSLVNRIGGVVAGFLVLYLTAMGIPLDQVGLVLAAKGVGALLSQPLGGVLTDRVGRRFTLMLGLLSSAGCLMLLGAVHSLPLLIGAAFLHGVAADIFRPAAAALIADVVERPLLTKAYGLQFWAINLGFSVASVMAGHLADSGYWLLFALNATGCTAFAVIVGLGIPKSAERMVKSTVDGPVFGLRALLRDRLLLGLVLLVLVHATVYTQAEVIIPLAVKDSGLGAAGYGSIVAVNGVLIVILQPLASTWVARFDRMRVLAIAWAVVGVGMALTGLAETALEYVLTVVVWTLGEIAMAGLLGALAADLAPPAARGRYQAAIGFGFSAAALTGPLLGTWVYQHGGPGAAWTGCLVLGLLGAVGALAIGPAVRRRIYTEH; this is encoded by the coding sequence GTGAGCACCGAGACCACCCACGCCAGCCCCGCGCGGACCGGGCCCTTCGCCGGTCTGCCGCGCCCGTTCTGGATCCTGTTCTACGGCAGTCTGGTCAACCGCATCGGCGGCGTGGTCGCCGGGTTCCTCGTGCTCTACCTGACCGCCATGGGCATCCCGCTGGACCAGGTCGGCCTGGTGCTGGCGGCCAAGGGCGTCGGCGCGCTGCTCAGCCAGCCCCTCGGCGGGGTGCTCACCGACCGGGTCGGCCGCCGGTTCACCCTGATGCTCGGACTGCTCTCCAGCGCAGGCTGCCTGATGCTGCTCGGCGCGGTGCACAGCCTGCCACTGCTGATCGGCGCGGCCTTCCTGCACGGCGTGGCGGCCGACATCTTCCGCCCGGCCGCCGCCGCGCTGATCGCCGACGTGGTCGAGCGGCCGCTGCTCACCAAGGCCTACGGGCTCCAGTTCTGGGCGATCAACCTCGGCTTCTCGGTGGCCAGCGTGATGGCAGGCCACCTCGCCGACTCCGGCTACTGGCTGCTGTTCGCGCTCAACGCCACCGGCTGCACCGCCTTCGCGGTCATCGTCGGCCTCGGCATCCCCAAGTCCGCCGAACGCATGGTCAAGTCCACTGTGGACGGTCCGGTGTTCGGGCTGCGCGCGCTGCTGCGGGACCGGCTGCTGCTCGGACTGGTGCTGCTGGTCCTGGTGCACGCCACCGTCTACACCCAGGCCGAGGTCATCATCCCGTTGGCCGTCAAGGACTCCGGGCTCGGCGCGGCGGGCTACGGCAGCATCGTCGCGGTCAACGGCGTGCTCATCGTCATCCTGCAACCGCTGGCCAGCACCTGGGTGGCGCGCTTCGACCGGATGCGGGTGCTCGCCATCGCCTGGGCTGTGGTCGGCGTCGGCATGGCGCTCACCGGACTGGCCGAGACCGCGCTGGAGTACGTGCTGACCGTGGTGGTGTGGACCCTCGGCGAGATCGCCATGGCCGGCCTGCTCGGCGCGCTGGCCGCCGACCTCGCGCCACCGGCCGCGCGCGGCCGCTACCAGGCCGCCATCGGCTTCGGGTTCAGCGCCGCCGCGCTCACTGGGCCGCTGCTGGGCACCTGGGTCTACCAGCACGGTGGACCGGGCGCCGCCTGGACCGGCTGCCTCGTCCTGGGTCTGCTCGGCGCGGTGGGCGCGCTCGCCATCGGCCCGGCCGTCCGCCGACGGATTTATACGGAACATTAA
- a CDS encoding DUF5937 family protein → MPELELEFSVADLARTRFAFSPLWETVVSVRVLKTPGEHALHFPWLRETRERLAGSGLDLTPLTDLIPGPHSGFPDFLTPPPDTAVPDFDTELALMARSTPEQIRKDLAYFDYPPQARFVRELHADPGRLAELVEVVRAYWELAIQPYWPRLRDLLEAEVHFRARRLALGGHQLLFEDLHPHLHWANGVLRVDKRCCVLSAQLTGDGLLLVPSVFTWPDALTMVEAAGWQQTLFYPPRGIATLWDHREQRCPPEALAGVLGRSRATLLLALGDPLSTTDLARRTGLTAGGVSQHLGALSAAGLVTGHRLGRQVKYTRTRVGELLVSAPR, encoded by the coding sequence ATGCCTGAGCTGGAGCTGGAGTTCTCCGTCGCCGACCTGGCGCGGACCCGGTTCGCGTTCTCGCCGCTGTGGGAGACGGTGGTGAGCGTGCGGGTGCTCAAGACGCCCGGCGAGCACGCGCTGCACTTCCCGTGGCTGCGCGAGACCCGCGAGCGGCTGGCCGGCTCGGGCCTGGACCTGACCCCGCTGACCGACCTGATCCCCGGGCCGCACAGCGGTTTCCCGGACTTCCTCACCCCGCCGCCGGACACCGCGGTGCCCGACTTCGACACCGAGCTGGCCCTGATGGCCCGGTCCACGCCGGAGCAGATCCGCAAGGACCTGGCCTACTTCGACTACCCGCCGCAGGCCCGGTTCGTCCGCGAGCTGCACGCGGACCCTGGCCGGCTGGCCGAGCTGGTGGAGGTGGTGCGGGCCTACTGGGAGCTGGCGATCCAGCCGTACTGGCCGCGCCTGCGGGACCTCCTCGAGGCCGAGGTGCACTTCCGCGCCCGGCGGCTGGCCCTGGGCGGGCACCAGCTGCTGTTCGAGGACCTGCACCCGCACCTGCACTGGGCCAACGGCGTGCTGCGGGTGGACAAGCGCTGCTGCGTGCTCTCCGCCCAGCTCACCGGTGACGGCCTGCTGCTGGTGCCCTCGGTGTTCACCTGGCCGGACGCGCTGACCATGGTCGAGGCGGCGGGCTGGCAGCAGACCCTGTTCTACCCGCCACGCGGCATCGCCACCCTGTGGGACCACCGCGAACAGCGCTGCCCGCCGGAAGCCCTGGCCGGGGTGCTGGGCCGCTCCCGCGCGACCCTGCTGCTGGCGCTGGGCGATCCGTTGTCCACCACCGACCTGGCCCGCCGCACCGGCCTGACCGCCGGTGGGGTGTCCCAGCACCTGGGCGCGCTGAGCGCGGCCGGGCTGGTCACCGGGCACCGGCTGGGGCGGCAGGTCAAGTACACCAGGACCAGGGTGGGCGAGCTGCTGGTGTCAGCGCCCCGCTAG
- a CDS encoding terpene synthase family protein, with product MTQPLEQGFELLPCYCPIEPAVHPAVADIEQRAVAWLDRMALPGVSRKRLLGTRSAEFFCRFVPTGATHNVLAATLWVYWGFAFDDVRCDTGVLSANPAQFLPEAARVQQALENPARTGLTDPYALALHDIGARFRGCATPTQVRRFTEAHRRWLFAVSWQVANRATGRMPGLDEYLSMRLGTSGGPPTMAMLEIGLGEEVPSSEMDSPRVRALTDCASMVAALDNDLHSYRKERLLGQTEQNLVTVLRTESQRSLEEAVLAAVGIRDRLMSLFLRLAERVRRGGSAPLRSYVDCLGHGIRGNIDWALRVPRYQGLGSPGWSRTPLDPSSAPLPYPTVAWWWDELRE from the coding sequence GTGACCCAGCCGCTGGAACAGGGCTTCGAGCTGCTGCCCTGCTACTGCCCGATCGAGCCCGCCGTGCACCCCGCGGTCGCCGACATCGAACAGCGCGCCGTGGCCTGGCTGGACCGGATGGCCCTGCCGGGGGTGTCGCGCAAACGTCTGCTCGGCACCCGCAGCGCCGAGTTCTTCTGCCGTTTCGTGCCCACCGGCGCCACCCACAACGTGCTGGCCGCGACGCTGTGGGTGTACTGGGGCTTCGCCTTCGACGACGTCCGCTGCGACACCGGCGTGCTCTCCGCCAACCCGGCCCAGTTCCTTCCCGAGGCGGCGAGGGTCCAGCAGGCGCTGGAAAACCCGGCGCGCACCGGCCTGACCGACCCGTACGCCCTTGCCCTGCACGACATCGGCGCCCGCTTCCGCGGCTGCGCCACCCCGACCCAGGTCCGCCGCTTCACCGAGGCGCACCGCCGCTGGCTGTTCGCGGTGTCCTGGCAGGTGGCCAACCGCGCCACCGGCCGGATGCCCGGACTGGACGAGTACCTGAGCATGCGCCTGGGCACCAGCGGCGGCCCGCCCACCATGGCCATGCTGGAGATCGGCCTCGGCGAGGAGGTGCCCTCGTCGGAGATGGACTCACCACGGGTCCGCGCGCTGACCGACTGCGCCAGCATGGTGGCCGCGCTGGACAACGACCTGCACTCCTACCGCAAGGAAAGGCTGCTGGGCCAGACCGAGCAGAACCTGGTCACCGTGCTGCGCACCGAGTCCCAGCGGTCCCTGGAAGAGGCGGTGCTGGCCGCGGTGGGCATCAGGGACCGGCTGATGAGCCTGTTCCTGCGCTTGGCGGAACGGGTGCGGCGGGGCGGGTCCGCGCCGCTGCGGTCCTATGTGGACTGTCTGGGGCACGGGATCAGGGGCAACATCGACTGGGCCCTGCGGGTGCCGCGCTACCAGGGGCTGGGCAGCCCCGGCTGGTCGCGGACGCCCCTGGACCCGAGCTCGGCGCCGCTGCCCTACCCGACGGTGGCCTGGTGGTGGGACGAGCTGCGGGAATGA
- the ispG gene encoding flavodoxin-dependent (E)-4-hydroxy-3-methylbut-2-enyl-diphosphate synthase: MPVRPPVPLARRRQTRALRVGAVQVGGDAPISVQSMTTTPTADVNATLQQIAELTAAGCQLVRVAVPSQDDADALPAIARKSPLPVIADIHFQPKYVFAAIEAGCAAVRVNPGNIRQFDDRVGEIAKAAGAAGVPIRIGVNAGSLDERLLRKYGKATPEALVASALWECSLFEEHGFTDLKLSVKHHDPVVMVNAYRQLAAQCDYPLHLGVTEAGPAFQGTIKSAAAFGALLGEGIGDTIRVSLSAPPVEEVKVGIGILESLGLRERGLEIVSCPSCGRAQVDVYRLAEEVTAALEGMSVPLRVAVMGCVVNGPGEAREADLGVASGNGKGQIFVKGKVIKTVPEHRIAETLIEEALALAERMTVERE, from the coding sequence ATGCCGGTCCGCCCGCCGGTCCCGCTCGCCCGGCGCAGGCAGACCCGCGCGCTGCGCGTGGGCGCGGTCCAGGTCGGCGGCGACGCGCCGATCAGCGTGCAGTCCATGACCACCACCCCGACCGCCGACGTCAACGCGACCCTGCAGCAGATCGCCGAGCTGACCGCGGCCGGTTGCCAGCTGGTCCGGGTCGCGGTGCCCAGCCAGGACGACGCGGACGCGCTGCCCGCCATCGCGCGCAAGTCCCCGCTGCCGGTCATCGCCGACATCCACTTCCAGCCGAAGTACGTCTTCGCCGCGATCGAGGCCGGCTGCGCCGCGGTGCGGGTCAACCCCGGCAACATCCGCCAGTTCGACGACCGGGTGGGCGAGATCGCCAAGGCCGCGGGCGCGGCGGGCGTGCCGATCAGGATCGGGGTCAACGCCGGTTCGCTGGACGAGCGGTTGCTGCGCAAGTACGGCAAGGCCACCCCGGAGGCGCTGGTCGCCTCGGCGCTGTGGGAGTGCTCGCTGTTCGAGGAGCACGGGTTCACCGACCTGAAGCTCTCGGTCAAGCACCACGACCCGGTGGTCATGGTCAACGCCTACCGCCAGCTCGCCGCCCAGTGCGACTACCCGCTGCACCTGGGCGTCACCGAGGCCGGACCGGCCTTCCAGGGCACCATCAAGTCCGCCGCGGCCTTCGGCGCGCTGCTCGGCGAGGGCATCGGCGACACCATCCGGGTCTCGCTGTCCGCGCCGCCGGTGGAGGAGGTCAAGGTGGGCATCGGCATCCTGGAGTCCCTTGGCCTGCGGGAACGCGGACTGGAGATCGTCTCCTGCCCGTCCTGCGGGCGCGCGCAGGTGGATGTGTACCGGCTCGCCGAGGAGGTGACCGCGGCCCTGGAAGGCATGTCGGTGCCACTGCGGGTCGCGGTGATGGGCTGTGTGGTGAACGGGCCGGGCGAGGCGAGGGAGGCCGACCTCGGGGTGGCCTCCGGCAACGGCAAGGGCCAGATCTTCGTCAAGGGCAAGGTGATCAAGACGGTGCCGGAGCACCGGATCGCGGAGACCCTGATCGAGGAGGCGCTGGCGCTGGCCGAGCGGATGACGGTGGAACGCGAGTGA
- a CDS encoding S8 family serine peptidase: MRHPGKRTLPVAALATALLALGVPALADPAPPGGAATGGLRTITLITGDQVQVDERGRPVHVAAGPERTGTAFRSWTEQGQWQVRPSDAEAPVRAGRVDPRLFNISLLLESGYEDAKRPDVPLLLAGDNSRSAPGALDGTTRTRELPALGLTAVSAPKSTAVRTWNTVKDQARQRATGKVWLNATLKYTLHESVPLIGAPAAWQAGHTAKDVPVAVLDSGIDVDHPDFAGVLKQAKDFSNSPHGIKDTIGHGTHVSSIVAGSGAAGGGKQVGVAKDAKLLFGKVGDFGPTEDAALAGMTWAAAEHKAKAVNMSFGLRQTQPDPVSEAITRLSAEHGTLFVIAAGNSGEQEPVGHPATADAALAVASSTKDGRLSDFSSRGPRAGDYALKPEITAPGSEILAAKAYPGGGEPYQAMSGTSMAAPHVTGAAAVLAGAHPDWSAARLKAALMSTAKPLSGVSVHGQGAGVVDLERATRQQVTAETGGLSLGYFRWPHQGQQPASKDVVYRNDGDTPVTLDLALSILDKQGGAPDSGQFALSTQRITVPAKGTEKVSLTVDPGRRVGLYGGWLTATAGDVAVRTAVSSYVEEERYDLTVQVTGRDGKPVTAETEAELTVTDLRDGTSQQLSPGENGVATVRAAKGDYQVASTIKEYDQRGVEQGDPVSLTQQVAPKLRLDKDTTLNVDARTAKRVEVELDDPSLRVTGIELSAVSGGRSPALFPPFTDTDAPVYLGSLGGSAADFRHLTHVTAARPEISADLVAPQRLPLGVWRNRSSPQLLGEHTLPVVDVKAGDPADLAGKDLKDELALLTPPVQQDAVDRITAVAKAGAKVVLLVEPSRVRPQTKLPLPVLGSTEHRLTTLRELLAKGPVSVRLNGIATSPVSYDLAFTSSGTMAEGGKLRAHRHQLSRVEATYREDGITHTFRPSWRPGLDGPAAAEIPDSYPFREGAPPVPAGATRTEYVTPGWWRKHSELGNGFDRASGGDSRQFDLAATRFTRHGAQRVDYNAGPFAARPGGGHGGAARRGDELMANLNLFVPQGNPAQYGRQAYQSVTGETTLSSGGTVIGRTQLPGNGHWRVPAGPATFELSAKATYGDRQVEAGWTFRSDTTAELRHLRLLYVTPNLGLDRDNSAKAGKPLPVTVSTHHGEGETKATLEVSLDGTSWQPVPLRKTGAGWAGLLPALGKTGDKVSLRLTAEDGSGARAHQTLRQAYTLR; this comes from the coding sequence ATGCGACATCCCGGGAAGAGAACACTGCCGGTCGCCGCGCTGGCGACCGCACTGCTGGCACTGGGCGTCCCCGCCCTCGCCGACCCCGCCCCGCCGGGCGGAGCCGCCACCGGCGGCCTGCGGACCATCACGCTGATCACCGGCGACCAGGTGCAGGTGGACGAGCGCGGCCGCCCGGTGCACGTGGCGGCCGGACCGGAGCGGACCGGCACCGCCTTCCGCAGCTGGACCGAGCAGGGCCAGTGGCAGGTGCGGCCCAGTGACGCCGAGGCCCCGGTGCGGGCAGGCCGGGTGGACCCCCGGCTGTTCAACATCAGCCTGCTGCTGGAGTCCGGCTACGAGGACGCCAAGCGCCCGGACGTGCCGCTGCTGCTGGCCGGGGACAACTCCCGTTCCGCGCCCGGCGCCCTGGACGGCACCACCCGGACCAGGGAGCTGCCCGCGCTGGGCCTGACCGCGGTGTCCGCGCCCAAGAGCACCGCGGTCCGCACCTGGAACACGGTCAAGGACCAGGCGCGCCAACGCGCCACCGGCAAGGTGTGGCTGAACGCGACGCTGAAGTACACCCTGCACGAGAGCGTGCCGCTGATCGGCGCGCCGGCCGCCTGGCAGGCCGGGCACACCGCCAAGGACGTGCCGGTGGCGGTGCTGGACAGCGGCATCGACGTGGACCACCCGGACTTCGCCGGGGTGCTCAAGCAGGCCAAGGACTTCTCCAACTCCCCGCACGGCATCAAGGACACCATCGGACACGGCACGCACGTCTCCTCCATCGTCGCGGGCAGCGGCGCGGCCGGCGGCGGCAAGCAGGTCGGCGTGGCCAAGGACGCGAAGCTGCTCTTCGGCAAGGTCGGCGACTTCGGCCCCACCGAGGACGCCGCGCTGGCCGGGATGACCTGGGCCGCGGCCGAGCACAAGGCCAAGGCGGTGAACATGAGCTTCGGGCTCCGGCAGACCCAGCCGGACCCGGTGAGCGAGGCCATCACCCGCCTCTCCGCCGAGCACGGCACGCTGTTCGTGATCGCCGCGGGCAACAGCGGCGAGCAGGAGCCGGTCGGCCACCCGGCGACCGCGGACGCCGCGCTCGCGGTGGCCAGCTCCACCAAGGACGGCAGGCTCAGCGACTTCTCCTCGCGCGGCCCGCGCGCCGGGGACTACGCGCTCAAGCCGGAGATCACCGCGCCGGGCAGCGAGATCCTGGCCGCCAAGGCCTACCCCGGGGGCGGCGAGCCGTACCAGGCGATGTCGGGCACCTCGATGGCCGCCCCGCACGTGACCGGTGCGGCCGCGGTGCTGGCCGGGGCGCACCCGGACTGGAGCGCGGCCCGGCTGAAGGCGGCGCTGATGAGCACCGCCAAGCCGCTGAGCGGCGTGTCCGTGCACGGCCAGGGCGCGGGCGTGGTGGACCTGGAACGCGCCACCAGGCAGCAGGTGACCGCGGAGACCGGTGGCCTGTCCCTGGGTTACTTCCGGTGGCCGCACCAGGGTCAGCAGCCCGCGAGCAAGGACGTGGTGTACCGCAACGACGGCGACACCCCGGTCACCCTCGACCTCGCACTGTCCATTCTGGACAAGCAGGGCGGCGCGCCGGATTCCGGCCAGTTCGCGCTGAGCACGCAGCGGATCACCGTGCCCGCCAAGGGAACCGAGAAGGTCAGCCTCACCGTGGACCCCGGCAGGCGGGTCGGCCTCTACGGCGGCTGGCTCACCGCGACCGCCGGGGACGTGGCGGTGCGCACCGCGGTCAGCTCCTACGTGGAGGAGGAGCGCTACGACCTGACCGTGCAGGTCACCGGCCGGGACGGCAAGCCGGTCACCGCCGAGACCGAGGCCGAGCTCACCGTGACCGACCTGCGTGACGGCACCAGCCAGCAGCTGTCGCCGGGCGAGAACGGCGTGGCCACCGTGCGCGCCGCCAAGGGCGACTACCAGGTCGCCAGCACCATCAAGGAGTACGACCAGCGCGGGGTCGAGCAGGGCGACCCGGTCTCGCTCACCCAGCAGGTCGCGCCGAAACTGCGGCTGGACAAGGACACCACGCTCAACGTCGACGCGCGCACCGCGAAGCGGGTGGAGGTGGAGCTGGACGATCCGAGCCTGCGGGTCACCGGGATCGAGCTGAGCGCGGTCTCCGGCGGCCGGTCCCCGGCCCTGTTCCCGCCCTTCACCGACACCGACGCGCCGGTCTACCTCGGCTCGCTCGGCGGCTCGGCCGCGGACTTCCGGCACCTGACCCACGTGACCGCCGCGCGCCCGGAGATCAGCGCGGACCTCGTTGCCCCGCAACGGCTTCCGCTGGGCGTGTGGCGCAACCGGTCCTCACCGCAGCTGCTCGGCGAGCACACCCTGCCGGTGGTGGACGTCAAGGCGGGCGACCCGGCGGACCTGGCAGGCAAGGACCTCAAGGACGAGCTGGCCCTGCTGACCCCGCCGGTCCAACAGGACGCCGTCGACCGGATCACCGCGGTGGCCAAGGCAGGCGCCAAGGTGGTGCTGCTGGTCGAGCCGAGCCGGGTGCGACCGCAGACCAAGCTGCCACTCCCGGTGCTGGGCAGCACCGAACACCGCCTCACCACCCTGCGCGAGCTGCTGGCCAAGGGCCCGGTCTCGGTGCGGCTCAACGGGATCGCCACCAGCCCGGTCAGCTACGACCTGGCCTTCACCAGCTCCGGCACGATGGCCGAGGGCGGCAAGCTGCGCGCGCACCGGCACCAGCTGAGCCGGGTCGAGGCGACCTACCGCGAGGACGGGATCACCCACACCTTCCGGCCCAGCTGGCGGCCGGGCCTGGACGGTCCGGCCGCCGCGGAGATCCCGGACAGCTACCCCTTCCGCGAGGGCGCGCCGCCGGTGCCGGCCGGGGCCACCCGCACCGAGTACGTGACGCCGGGCTGGTGGCGCAAGCACAGCGAGCTGGGCAACGGTTTCGACCGCGCCTCCGGTGGTGACAGCAGGCAGTTCGACCTGGCGGCCACCCGGTTCACCCGGCACGGCGCCCAGCGCGTGGACTACAACGCCGGTCCGTTCGCGGCCCGGCCCGGCGGCGGCCACGGTGGCGCCGCCCGTCGAGGTGACGAGCTGATGGCCAACCTGAACCTGTTCGTGCCGCAGGGGAACCCGGCGCAGTACGGACGGCAGGCCTACCAGTCGGTCACCGGCGAGACCACGTTGTCCAGCGGTGGCACCGTGATCGGCCGCACCCAGCTGCCCGGCAACGGGCACTGGCGGGTTCCGGCCGGTCCGGCGACCTTCGAGCTGAGCGCCAAGGCGACCTACGGTGACCGGCAGGTCGAGGCGGGCTGGACCTTCCGCTCCGACACGACGGCCGAACTCCGCCACCTGCGCCTGCTGTACGTGACGCCGAACCTCGGCCTGGACCGGGACAACTCCGCCAAGGCCGGGAAACCCCTGCCCGTCACGGTGTCCACGCACCACGGCGAGGGCGAGACCAAGGCGACCCTGGAGGTCAGCCTGGACGGCACCAGCTGGCAGCCGGTGCCGCTGCGCAAGACCGGCGCGGGCTGGGCCGGCCTGCTGCCCGCGCTGGGCAAGACCGGTGACAAGGTCTCGCTGCGGCTGACCGCCGAAGACGGCAGCGGAGCCAGGGCGCACCAGACGCTGCGGCAGGCCTACACCCTGCGCTGA